A window of Pomacea canaliculata isolate SZHN2017 linkage group LG3, ASM307304v1, whole genome shotgun sequence contains these coding sequences:
- the LOC112559697 gene encoding vasorin-like has protein sequence MAPGGLHCVTSCFRVFLPLLLFLLLLLVSAAVADCPSGCTCDVARKSVRCTQVSAFPVGTDVTTESLTITGNYSMPLQLPHVTNAELRPLSALKTLVITHTVLESVGEDVFQGLTNLVSLDLTFNRLSKLEKEIFKPLTSLLFLYLTGNDRLDIAASLFRDLHNLKGLYMGSLGLNHLDPQLFTNLVNLTYLDLSDNYLKELPDGIASDKWLPRLQVLDLSFNHLTTLKDTMAPLVSRVNRVSHEVNRQVSPE, from the exons ATGGCACCGGGTGGACTGCACTGTGTGACGTCTTGCTTTCGTgtcttcctccccctcctcctcttcctcctcctgctGCTAGTGTCCGCAGCGGTCGCTGACTGCCCCAGCGGCTGCACGTGCGATGTGGCCAGGAAGTCCGTGAGGTGCACGCAGGTGAGCGCCTTTCCTGTCGGGACGGACGTGACGACGGAGAGCCTGACCATCACCGGCAACTACTCCATGCCCCTGCAGCTTCCTCACGTGACCAACGCCGAGTTGCGGCCCCTCAGCGCCCTCAAAACCCTCGTCATCACCCACACGGTGCTCGAGTCCGTCGGCGAGGACGTCTTCCAG GGACTAACGAACCTGGTGTCCCTAGACCTCACCTTCAACCGGTTGAGTAAACTGGAAAAGGAAATATTCAAACCTCTCACGTCCCTGTTATTTTTGTACCTGACAG GAAATGACCGCTTGGACATCGCAGCCTCGTTGTTTCGTGATCTCCACAATCTCAAAGGCCTCTACATGGGCAGCCTCGGCTTGAATCACCTTGACCCCCAGCTATTTACTAACCTGGTGAACCTCACCTACCTTGACCTTTCTGACAACTACTTGAAGGAGCTGCCAGATGGTATAGCCAGCGACAAGTGGCTCCCTCGCCTGCAAGTGCTGGACCTCAGCTTCAACCACCTGACTACCCTCAAGGACACGATGGCGCCATTAGTATCCAGGGTGAACAGAGTAAGTCACGAGGTCAACAGACAAGTGAGCCCAGAGTGA
- the LOC112559698 gene encoding zinc finger protein 184-like, with amino-acid sequence MAALQELSKVQDMLDSEHGSAVKLEFSTQNTSEVKSGEKPALGENPEWLHMVKTETQSFTDNKKQHAEFASVVKTERKLQDICVKMEQNLGHAESTEQPAAASSKSKIHSCKEVNTAIKMEQEVGNHRYMKVDNIKLEGSLEQQDNQRQLSQVVPSCKIEAVTMCLNLVTAQKISGTKCRMNILRDSDQHQQQTCCDLSEVMDGVTLNVFIDVANSDFNQNEIKCLESDTENDLDVSCEKSHAEEDCHLQVTLGQKRDTDFLEHMAIHSDLRTHRCSQCRSAFRTHSDLKDHMLVHSSVKSHQCDLCQAAFKRSKHLTQHMLVHTELFRHLTPRFPVVSELPYLTKDIDCANTNSVAAGADILLAVCDADKDLK; translated from the exons atggcagcACTTCAAGAACTCAGCAAAGTACAAGATATGTTGGACTCAGAG CATGGCAGTGCTGTGAAATTGGAGTTTAGCACTCAAAACACCTCTGAGGTCAAGTCAGGGGAAAAACCTGCACTTGGAGAGAACCCAGAATGGCTTCACATGGtcaaaacagaaacacaaagttTTACGGACAATAAGAAACAGCATGCAGAGTTTGCAAGTGTTGTGAAAACTGAGAGGAAATTGCAAGACATCTGTGTTAAGATGGAGCAAAACCTAGGACATGCTGAAAGCACAGAACAACCAGCTGCAGCTTCATCCAAGAGTAAAATACATTCTTGTAAAGAAGTTAATACAGCAATAAAGATGGAACAGGAAGTAGGAAATCATAGATACATGAAGGTGGATAATATCAAACTGGAAGGATCACTAGAGCAGCAAGATAATCAACGACAATTGTCGCAAGTGGTGCCTAGTTGCAAGATAGAAGCTGTTACAATGTGCCTAAACTTAGTAACTGCCCAAAAGATTAGTGGCACAAAGTGTAGAATGAATATTTTGAGAGACAGTGACCAGCATCAGCAACAGACCTGTTGTGATTTGTCTGAGGTCATGGATGGAGtaacattaaatgtttttattgatgtAGCAAATTCAGATTTCAaccaaaatgaaataaagtgtttAGAAAGTGACACAGAAAATGATTTGGATGTCAGTTGTGAGAAATCCCATGCTGAAGAAGACTGTCATTTGCAAGTAACTCTTGGTCAAAAAAGAGACACAGATTTTCTCGA GCACATGGCCATTCACAGTGACTTGAGAACTCACCGGTGCAGCCAGTGTCGTTCTGCTTTTCGAACTCATTCCgatttaaaagatcatatgcTGGTCCACAGCAGTGTCAAAAGTCACCAGTGTGACCTTTGCCAGGCTGCTTTTAAGCGCTCCAAACATTTGACGCAGCACATGCTGGTGCACACAGAG CTTTTCAGACATTTAACTCCTCGCTTCCCAGTAGTGTCAGAACTGCCTTATTTGACAAAGGACATCGACTGTGCAAATACGAATTCTGTTGCTGCTGGCGCAGACATTTTGTTGGCTGTATGTGATGCAGACAAAGATCTTAAGTGA
- the LOC112560093 gene encoding ELMO domain-containing protein C-like: MVCTPPSLLNCSKVPETLEGQEVKVTCTVEGDPFPDVSWRLADNTIISGSDSPGRELLQVINSTFIISVVANTASNGSLLINVSNVQGMDQKILQLFVRPTTTTTTTTTTTTASTTTTTITTTATAQDTTTTNTAKDTTTTNTAKDTPTEKEGSLNIEAIVAGAAAGVGGILIGVIVTACICKKCSSNKVEPSF, translated from the exons ATGGTCTGCACACCCCCCAGCCTCCTCAACTGCTCCAAG GTGCCAGAGACTCTAGAGGGTCAGGAGGTCAAGGTCACCTGTACAGTAGAAGGCGACCCTTTCCCCGACGTCTCTTGGCGTCTGGCCGACAACACCATCATAAGCGGCAGCGACAGTCCCGGACGTGAGCTGTTACAGGTCATCAACAGCACTTTCATCATCTCTGTCGTCGCCAACACCGCCAGCAACGGCTCGCTGCTCATCAACGTCAGTAACGTGCAAGGCATGGATCAGAAGATACTGCAGCTCTTTGTCCGCCCAACCACAACTACCACAACAACCACTACCACAACCACCgcctctaccaccaccaccaccatcaccaccacagccacagcgcaggacaccaccaccacaaacacagcgaaggacaccaccaccacaaacacagcGAAGGACACCCCTACTGAAAAGGAAGGCAGCTTGAATATAGAAGCAATAGTCGCTGGCGCTGCCGCTGGCGTTGGTGGCATTCTCATCGGCGTCATCGTGACCGCTTGCATCTGCAAGAAATGCAGCAGCAACAAGGTGGAGCCTTCATTCTAG